One segment of Pseudoalteromonas rubra DNA contains the following:
- a CDS encoding S8 family serine peptidase — MKLKLSALTMALLPVFSGAAQAAVQITATEKTNDNSVMVVFKQDASSALRAQARNLVKARISDNNADEVDDRYKHVLAGRLANFKLDGISSKEAIAKLAKHPAVEYVEPDYQVKALGIPDDARFDELWGLHNTGQTGGVEDADIDAPEAWDISIGSRDVIVGVIDTGVDYTHPDLVANMWQNPGEIPGDGIDNDNNGYIDDIYGVNAITGSGDPMDDQGHGTHVSGTIGATGNDATGVVGVNQEVSIVGCKFLNSSGSGSTSDAIECIDYMVSLKQAGHNVRVLNNSWGGGGFSQTLADAITASENADILFVAAAGNGAVDNDSNPHYPSSYEHDSVFSIASTTDNDTMSSFSQWGLASVDMGAPGSAILSTVPGGGYSSFSGTSMATPHVAGVAALVLSIDPTLDAISLKNLLMQSGDANAALDGKTVAGTRLNAHQALIDADPAPGFRMGVTPGGQEITAGETASYEFSFTSVADWQGDIALALDSPLPGAVLSQSTVTPGNTVTLTVPTTADTQWGNYSFTVNATSGDLSDSKSVNLSVLPQGLSDFSYDNTTAVDIPDNDATGISSVITVADDITIFDSNTLVDITHTYIGDLLVTLTSPAGTSVTLHNRAGGSADNLVETFNSAAFNGEAARGDWTLNVSDNAGVDTGTLNSWTLTLTGLGEVSAQPPVAGFSFEKNGLSVAFTDSSTDANNDIVSWQWDFGDGNSSADANPTHIYTASGTYSATLTVTDSEGNSNSTTQEVTVSSDDIALEVVRTNKSRLGFYRVSLSWSGSSAEQVDVYRDGALLRTVNNSGQFRDFGRDPAVSGFTYKICQSSDICSNEVSVSFQ; from the coding sequence ATGAAATTAAAACTTTCTGCCTTAACAATGGCATTACTGCCAGTTTTCAGTGGCGCAGCACAAGCTGCAGTACAAATCACAGCAACAGAAAAAACCAATGACAACAGCGTGATGGTGGTCTTCAAACAGGATGCGTCCAGCGCATTGAGAGCACAAGCCCGTAACCTGGTAAAAGCCCGAATCTCAGACAACAACGCCGATGAAGTCGATGATCGTTACAAGCACGTTTTGGCGGGCCGGCTGGCGAACTTCAAACTGGATGGGATCAGTAGCAAAGAAGCCATTGCTAAGCTGGCGAAGCACCCGGCAGTAGAATACGTTGAGCCCGATTATCAGGTGAAGGCACTGGGCATTCCGGATGATGCACGCTTTGACGAGCTTTGGGGCCTGCACAACACAGGACAAACTGGCGGTGTTGAAGACGCCGACATCGATGCCCCTGAAGCCTGGGATATCAGCATTGGTTCACGTGACGTGATCGTTGGGGTTATCGACACAGGGGTTGACTATACGCACCCGGATCTGGTGGCGAACATGTGGCAAAACCCGGGGGAAATTCCGGGAGACGGCATCGATAACGACAACAATGGCTACATTGATGACATTTACGGTGTGAATGCCATTACAGGTTCTGGCGATCCTATGGATGATCAGGGCCATGGTACACACGTGTCAGGTACCATAGGCGCAACAGGTAACGATGCCACCGGCGTCGTCGGGGTAAACCAGGAAGTCTCAATCGTTGGCTGTAAGTTCCTCAACTCTTCGGGCAGTGGGTCAACCTCAGATGCCATCGAATGTATCGATTACATGGTATCGCTGAAGCAAGCGGGTCACAACGTCCGCGTATTGAACAACAGCTGGGGTGGCGGTGGTTTCAGCCAGACACTGGCCGATGCCATTACCGCCAGTGAAAACGCGGATATCCTGTTTGTCGCCGCAGCCGGTAACGGTGCAGTTGATAACGACAGCAACCCACATTACCCGTCAAGCTATGAGCATGACAGCGTTTTCTCCATTGCTTCAACCACGGACAACGACACAATGTCATCGTTCTCACAGTGGGGCCTGGCTTCTGTAGACATGGGTGCACCTGGTAGCGCTATTCTGTCAACTGTACCAGGCGGCGGCTACAGCAGCTTCTCTGGTACGTCAATGGCGACCCCCCATGTTGCCGGTGTTGCGGCGTTAGTTCTATCGATTGACCCGACACTGGATGCAATTTCTCTGAAAAACCTGCTGATGCAAAGCGGTGATGCCAATGCAGCACTGGATGGCAAAACGGTAGCCGGTACGCGTCTGAACGCACATCAGGCCCTGATCGATGCAGATCCGGCACCCGGCTTCAGAATGGGCGTCACGCCAGGTGGCCAGGAGATCACCGCAGGTGAAACTGCCAGCTATGAATTCAGCTTCACTTCAGTGGCCGACTGGCAGGGCGACATTGCACTGGCCCTGGATAGCCCGCTACCTGGCGCCGTGTTATCACAAAGCACTGTCACTCCGGGTAACACAGTGACACTAACAGTGCCTACCACTGCAGATACTCAATGGGGCAACTACAGCTTCACCGTTAACGCTACCTCTGGCGATTTGTCAGACAGCAAATCTGTTAACCTGTCTGTATTGCCGCAAGGCCTGAGCGACTTCAGCTATGACAATACAACCGCAGTTGATATTCCTGACAACGACGCCACAGGCATCAGCTCAGTCATCACGGTTGCTGACGACATCACCATTTTCGACAGCAACACCCTGGTGGATATCACTCACACTTATATCGGCGATCTGCTGGTGACCCTGACTTCTCCAGCGGGTACTTCAGTGACATTACACAACCGTGCCGGTGGTAGCGCTGATAATCTGGTTGAGACCTTCAATTCTGCGGCCTTCAACGGTGAAGCTGCACGTGGTGACTGGACACTGAATGTATCGGATAACGCCGGTGTAGATACCGGCACACTGAACAGCTGGACGCTGACACTAACCGGTCTGGGTGAAGTGTCTGCACAGCCACCTGTGGCAGGTTTCAGCTTTGAGAAAAATGGCCTGAGCGTCGCCTTTACTGACAGCAGCACCGATGCCAACAATGACATCGTCAGCTGGCAGTGGGACTTCGGTGATGGCAATAGCAGCGCAGATGCAAACCCAACTCATATCTACACAGCATCAGGCACTTACTCAGCGACCCTCACAGTCACTGACAGTGAAGGTAACAGCAACAGTACCACGCAGGAAGTCACCGTCAGCTCAGATGATATTGCGCTGGAAGTCGTGCGTACTAATAAGTCACGCCTGGGCTTCTATCGGGTATCACTCTCCTGGTCTGGCAGTAGCGCTGAGCAGGTTGATGTCTACCGCGATGGTGCTCTATTACGCACAGTAAATAACTCAGGTCAGTTCCGAGATTTCGGTCGTGATCCGGCGGTCAGCGGCTTCACTTACAAAATCTGTCAGTCAAGTGATATCTGCTCAAACGAAGTGAGTGTGAGTTTCCAGTAA
- a CDS encoding VOC family protein, protein MLANYIQRVHHVAIICSDYAVSKAFYTDVIGCRVIAENYQPGRESYKLDLALPDGTQIELFHFASAPARPSYPEAQGLRHLALSVTNIESARHALVEQGVNCEPIRLDPYTQQRFCFFADPDGLPLELYEVLDAADTLE, encoded by the coding sequence ATGCTTGCTAATTACATTCAGCGTGTTCACCATGTCGCGATTATTTGCTCAGATTATGCCGTATCAAAAGCGTTTTATACTGATGTGATAGGGTGTCGGGTCATTGCAGAGAATTATCAACCTGGGCGTGAGAGCTATAAGCTGGATTTGGCACTGCCTGATGGCACCCAGATTGAGCTGTTTCACTTTGCCTCGGCACCAGCACGGCCGAGTTACCCTGAAGCACAAGGGTTGCGCCATCTTGCTTTGTCCGTCACTAACATAGAATCTGCGCGTCATGCTCTCGTCGAGCAAGGGGTGAATTGTGAGCCCATTCGCCTTGACCCGTATACCCAACAACGCTTTTGCTTTTTTGCTGACCCGGATGGGTTACCATTGGAGTTGTATGAGGTGTTGGACGCCGCAGATACCCTTGAGTGA
- a CDS encoding ABC transporter permease yields MSAWIDIRYAARLLLKKPLFTLTTTAIVTVGLALTLYTFTLMQQLVFKPLTLDQDMPLIAIAGEFKAAHGTRQRVDPYHLNQVQADSMLLQNMSLYESAVRTVGRQGNEAISHKVHLTYAQWDLFEVAGVQPLLGRSFSPSDQQDGAQSVVVLSHDIWQRVFDGDETIIGRMIQVEAIPKQVIGVMPPGFAFPARAQVWQIMTQTRLEPANPSNRGALQAVARLKPDVTLTQFQHELATLLQRQLQALPQEFAWRADVAGGYLQAIPFKLSVDVLYQHYAILVAMILVVLLILMLTCINVGNLLLARVNEQIRDVAIRVALGVPQHRLVLQMMWESTLICCLGGLLALGLAHWGIALTNLAFEEIFAMSGARPFWWTLSISSDGVWMLILAVVMMIVITGLIPAWRALQGDINGILRDGTRGAVSKRAGRVNQALVVAEIALSCVVLAIAAMLLGSSLAAQQADYGVQTEQRLTASVRLAWGSYRWNGGAPEARKKRNDFYYGLKAKLEQHPQINSVAYFSSLPGTGGGTSHFEIQGRAEPVFSDNPMWNFELVSRDAWRTVGMQLLEGRDFNLSDLAVDSRELREQGSVVIINAAMARELFPEGNALGQRVRTLNGEGWHTEWRTIVGVVSDSVHGPTTDATSARHTGYGLMDLRPWRMNLVMHYRGEQSQAIAALRQAIIDLDADATVHDIQSYQSLIKQPLLLMAALNQIFLVGGLVALFLAASGIYAMAANSIALRSQEIATRRALGVPEGQVVLLFVRQALWQLAVGLTLGIGAALWLSAQLAGAMNIDPSSYVWALLGIPAFIVMLVLLATLLPVSRQLQAPPAEALRQS; encoded by the coding sequence ATGTCTGCCTGGATCGATATTCGATATGCAGCCCGGCTGCTGCTTAAAAAGCCGTTATTCACCCTGACCACCACGGCGATTGTGACCGTGGGCCTGGCCCTGACTTTATATACCTTTACCCTGATGCAGCAATTGGTCTTTAAGCCACTGACACTAGACCAGGATATGCCCCTGATTGCCATTGCCGGTGAGTTTAAAGCCGCTCATGGGACGCGTCAGCGGGTTGATCCCTATCATCTTAATCAGGTCCAGGCCGACAGCATGTTGTTACAGAATATGAGTCTGTATGAGTCGGCTGTGCGCACTGTGGGCAGGCAGGGCAACGAAGCCATCTCCCATAAAGTACACCTCACTTATGCGCAATGGGATCTGTTTGAAGTCGCTGGCGTGCAGCCTCTGCTCGGTCGTAGCTTTAGCCCTTCAGATCAGCAAGATGGCGCGCAATCTGTGGTGGTGCTGAGTCATGATATCTGGCAGCGGGTGTTTGACGGTGATGAAACTATCATAGGCCGGATGATCCAGGTAGAAGCGATCCCCAAACAGGTGATCGGGGTGATGCCACCCGGGTTTGCCTTTCCAGCTCGGGCACAGGTGTGGCAAATCATGACGCAGACTCGCCTTGAGCCAGCTAACCCATCAAACCGGGGCGCTTTGCAGGCGGTTGCCCGGCTGAAGCCCGATGTGACTTTGACGCAGTTCCAGCACGAACTGGCCACACTGTTACAGCGTCAACTTCAAGCGTTACCACAGGAATTTGCCTGGCGTGCGGATGTGGCTGGGGGATATCTCCAGGCGATCCCGTTCAAACTCAGCGTCGATGTGTTGTATCAACATTACGCGATTTTAGTGGCGATGATCCTGGTGGTGCTGCTGATCTTAATGCTGACCTGTATCAATGTGGGTAACCTGTTACTGGCCCGGGTGAATGAACAGATCCGGGATGTGGCAATTCGGGTTGCGCTCGGAGTGCCACAGCATCGCCTGGTGTTACAAATGATGTGGGAAAGTACTCTGATTTGCTGTCTGGGTGGGTTGCTGGCGTTGGGGCTGGCACACTGGGGAATTGCCCTGACCAATCTGGCCTTTGAAGAGATATTTGCCATGAGTGGCGCACGGCCTTTCTGGTGGACGCTTAGTATCTCATCCGACGGGGTCTGGATGCTGATACTCGCTGTGGTGATGATGATAGTGATCACCGGGTTGATCCCGGCATGGCGAGCTTTGCAAGGCGATATTAATGGTATTTTACGTGATGGTACGCGGGGCGCGGTGAGTAAGCGAGCCGGGCGGGTCAATCAGGCACTGGTTGTCGCTGAGATTGCTTTATCTTGTGTGGTGTTGGCCATTGCGGCCATGTTATTGGGTAGCAGTCTGGCGGCGCAACAGGCCGATTATGGCGTGCAAACTGAGCAGCGTTTAACGGCATCGGTACGCCTGGCCTGGGGCAGCTATCGCTGGAACGGCGGTGCACCTGAGGCGAGAAAAAAACGCAATGATTTCTACTATGGGCTCAAAGCAAAGTTAGAGCAACATCCTCAGATCAACAGCGTGGCGTATTTTAGCAGTCTGCCGGGTACCGGAGGCGGGACCTCTCACTTTGAAATTCAGGGACGGGCGGAACCTGTGTTCAGTGACAATCCAATGTGGAATTTTGAGTTGGTTAGTCGGGATGCCTGGCGTACCGTAGGTATGCAGCTGCTTGAAGGGCGTGATTTTAACCTGAGCGACCTGGCTGTGGATAGTCGTGAATTGCGTGAACAAGGCTCTGTGGTGATCATTAATGCTGCCATGGCACGCGAGTTGTTTCCTGAGGGGAATGCTCTGGGCCAGCGCGTGAGAACACTCAATGGTGAAGGCTGGCACACCGAATGGCGCACCATTGTGGGGGTGGTGTCTGACAGTGTTCACGGTCCGACAACGGATGCAACCAGTGCCCGACATACCGGCTATGGGCTGATGGACCTAAGGCCCTGGCGAATGAACCTGGTGATGCACTACCGTGGCGAGCAATCACAGGCTATTGCCGCATTGCGTCAGGCCATTATTGATTTAGATGCCGATGCAACGGTACATGATATTCAAAGTTATCAAAGCCTTATTAAGCAGCCGCTATTGCTGATGGCAGCACTCAATCAGATATTTTTGGTTGGCGGGCTGGTGGCGTTGTTTTTAGCGGCCAGTGGTATTTATGCGATGGCAGCCAATAGTATTGCTTTACGCAGTCAGGAGATTGCCACGCGCCGTGCGCTCGGCGTACCGGAAGGGCAAGTCGTGCTTTTGTTTGTCAGGCAGGCACTGTGGCAGTTGGCAGTGGGCTTAACACTGGGGATAGGCGCGGCATTGTGGCTAAGCGCGCAGCTTGCCGGGGCCATGAACATCGACCCGAGCAGTTATGTTTGGGCGCTGCTCGGGATACCCGCGTTTATTGTGATGCTGGTGTTACTGGCAACCTTGCTGCCAGTTTCCCGGCAGCTCCAGGCGCCCCCCGCTGAGGCACTCAGGCAGAGTTAG
- a CDS encoding ABC transporter ATP-binding protein: MSHQQHSSDRLVELSQLNKVFVSDDVETWALNNINLTISKGEYLAITGPSGCGKSTLLAQLGLLDTPSNGTYWLAGHNTAQIDKHERARIRNKEIGFIFQAFNLISELSVADNVALPLSYRADLSRAEQHERVAAALEQVEMSHRASHYPAQLSGGQQQRVAIARAIAGQPAIILADEPTGNLDSNNARIVMTLLDTINHNGATICMVTHDMSSALRTGRIIEMKDGTIVSDSPAKASTAIAV; the protein is encoded by the coding sequence ATGTCACATCAACAACACAGCAGCGACCGTCTGGTGGAGCTAAGTCAGTTAAACAAAGTATTTGTCAGTGATGATGTCGAAACCTGGGCACTGAACAACATTAATCTTACTATCTCAAAAGGGGAATACCTGGCCATTACTGGTCCATCTGGTTGTGGTAAATCGACCTTACTCGCCCAGCTGGGCTTGCTGGATACGCCGAGCAATGGCACGTACTGGCTGGCCGGACACAATACCGCCCAGATCGATAAACATGAGCGAGCTCGGATCCGTAATAAGGAAATCGGCTTTATTTTTCAGGCGTTTAATTTAATCAGTGAGCTGAGTGTGGCTGACAATGTCGCCCTGCCGCTGAGTTATCGAGCGGATCTCAGTCGCGCAGAGCAGCATGAACGGGTCGCTGCGGCGCTGGAGCAGGTTGAAATGAGCCATCGAGCCAGCCATTACCCTGCTCAGCTGTCTGGGGGACAACAGCAGCGTGTCGCCATTGCCCGCGCTATTGCCGGCCAACCAGCCATTATTCTGGCTGATGAGCCCACAGGTAACCTTGACTCAAATAATGCCCGGATAGTGATGACGCTGCTTGACACGATCAATCACAATGGCGCAACCATTTGCATGGTGACGCATGATATGTCGTCGGCTTTGCGTACCGGGCGGATCATTGAAATGAAGGATGGTACCATCGTGTCTGACAGTCCGGCTAAAGCGTCCACAGCCATTGCGGTTTGA
- a CDS encoding HlyD family secretion protein, whose protein sequence is MDIVRTNKSPLWSRKAKVMSVMGLIVVSSLTLFFNHHTSASNLVDKAPLLIDTVRRGELKVMVRGSGVLVPAQIRWITTPVDGRVEQVFKKAGAEVKQGDVLLQLSNPELEEALAQARWELQALEAQTHAEQVALESTLLDQEIAVVDEKLSLERAQLTLAAQEKLLAQGIVAVSKIDFEEVKINVAQYRQRFALEQQRLQKRRINLAAQLRAGDARLNSLRKRVARIEQQVTGLTVVATMDSIVQAMPLEPGQQIGAGSNLAMLARNDQFFAELRIPESQIKDVQLGQTVTLDTRASQITGTVQRIDPVVSDSAVLVEVSLSGELPKEVRPALSVDGVIEIATIEDTLYVKRPVMASGFSQASLYLLESSGEQALRRPLTFGHMSSQYIEIEHGAAEGERVILSDTSHWQHAEVRFKQSFASLQ, encoded by the coding sequence ATGGACATAGTGAGAACCAATAAAAGCCCCCTGTGGAGTCGCAAAGCCAAAGTTATGAGCGTGATGGGATTGATTGTCGTGAGCAGTCTGACCCTGTTTTTTAACCACCATACTAGCGCGTCCAATCTGGTAGATAAAGCCCCCTTGTTGATCGATACGGTGCGCCGGGGCGAGTTAAAAGTGATGGTGCGTGGCAGTGGCGTCCTGGTTCCGGCGCAGATCCGTTGGATCACGACGCCGGTCGATGGTCGAGTCGAGCAAGTGTTTAAAAAAGCCGGCGCTGAAGTTAAACAGGGCGATGTGTTACTGCAGCTGAGCAATCCGGAACTGGAAGAAGCGCTGGCACAGGCACGCTGGGAGCTGCAGGCATTAGAAGCACAAACTCATGCCGAACAGGTTGCATTGGAGTCGACTTTACTGGATCAGGAAATTGCCGTTGTAGACGAAAAACTCAGTCTGGAGCGCGCTCAGCTGACTTTAGCGGCACAAGAAAAGCTGCTGGCGCAGGGGATAGTGGCGGTCTCTAAGATTGATTTTGAAGAGGTCAAGATCAATGTTGCTCAGTACCGCCAGCGTTTTGCGCTGGAACAGCAAAGGCTGCAAAAACGACGTATAAATCTGGCGGCACAACTGCGCGCCGGTGATGCGCGACTCAATAGCCTGCGCAAACGGGTCGCGCGGATTGAGCAGCAGGTCACTGGCCTGACTGTGGTTGCGACAATGGACAGCATAGTGCAGGCCATGCCGCTGGAGCCGGGGCAGCAGATTGGGGCGGGCAGTAATCTGGCTATGTTGGCCAGAAATGATCAGTTCTTTGCCGAGTTACGCATTCCTGAAAGCCAGATCAAAGACGTGCAGCTCGGCCAGACGGTGACTCTGGATACCCGTGCCAGTCAGATCACAGGCACGGTACAGCGTATTGATCCTGTGGTCAGTGACAGTGCGGTGTTGGTGGAGGTATCGCTCAGCGGGGAGCTGCCGAAAGAGGTACGCCCGGCGCTGAGTGTCGACGGGGTGATTGAGATCGCCACGATTGAGGACACCCTGTATGTGAAGCGGCCGGTGATGGCCAGTGGCTTTAGTCAGGCCAGCCTCTACTTGTTGGAGAGCTCTGGTGAACAGGCCCTTCGTCGACCACTGACATTTGGTCACATGTCCAGTCAGTACATTGAAATTGAACATGGCGCCGCTGAGGGCGAGCGGGTGATCCTCTCTGATACCTCACACTGGCAACACGCCGAAGTACGTTTCAAGCAGTCATTTGCTTCTTTGCAGTAA
- a CDS encoding response regulator transcription factor, giving the protein MKPTLLIVEDEPAILRGLTDLFVFHGYEVDSEIDGAQGLKRAQQGDYACILLDVMLPSMNGFAVCEALRKTAPTQPIIMLTAKSTEQDIINGLSLGADDYVAKPFSTSELVLRVNALVRRSGWNQHDGELVLSKDVSINPQSLTGTSYQQDVKYTRREVSLLSYLLRQNKPVSRDELLHQVWGYKTVGDIDTRTVDIHIAKLRKKIEQDPKSPRHLVTHRGEGYQLYIQ; this is encoded by the coding sequence ATGAAACCTACCCTACTGATCGTAGAAGATGAGCCGGCCATCTTACGTGGCCTGACCGACCTGTTTGTTTTTCATGGCTATGAAGTTGACAGTGAAATAGACGGAGCGCAAGGCCTTAAGCGTGCCCAACAGGGCGATTATGCCTGCATTTTATTAGACGTCATGCTGCCATCAATGAACGGCTTTGCAGTCTGTGAAGCACTCAGAAAAACCGCACCGACTCAGCCCATCATAATGCTCACCGCAAAAAGCACCGAGCAGGACATTATCAATGGTCTGAGCCTGGGGGCCGATGATTATGTAGCCAAACCCTTTTCAACCTCGGAACTGGTATTGCGTGTCAACGCACTGGTACGTCGCTCGGGCTGGAACCAGCATGACGGAGAGCTGGTTCTGAGCAAAGACGTCAGCATCAACCCACAATCACTGACCGGCACATCATACCAACAGGACGTTAAATACACGCGTCGTGAGGTCAGCTTACTGAGTTATCTGCTGCGCCAGAATAAGCCTGTCAGCCGTGATGAGCTATTACACCAGGTCTGGGGCTACAAAACCGTGGGGGACATAGATACGCGTACTGTGGATATTCACATCGCCAAACTGCGAAAAAAAATAGAGCAAGACCCGAAATCTCCGCGCCACCTGGTCACCCATCGCGGTGAAGGTTATCAACTGTATATCCAATAA
- a CDS encoding sensor histidine kinase: MWFKDKHLMTYAQRKQQLRWQACAFLLCLLIPLSILLYFGFAQLKQNQLSEYQEQARSLITQIDRQMFKRRLLSSSLPVEAFDYYQPVYNPLTEETLQIPSVLSHLDPARPTATRPIQGLVGYFQFNAQGQFNSPIWPEPLSGEELSNPASEQQHSSVELQQRYDRAKFIYQTLAKSTALQTKLATGLSKENGLYQIWFDVPGYFIFYRLPKVGTERKLQGYLVRRDPYLLSLVGEYLSQSQFDTPILLTLVADRSNSSNKLYNAMTAQPEQLHFLLPHDQSNVRRLAEADIPAELRAQPLHSSALRWPFNNYTLHFTTHTLPMSPTLIYSALFALLLVLTILGACYGFYRLSVRQLALAEQRMNFVSSVSHELKTPLTAIRMYAEMLRAGTVVSKEAQQDYYGFIHSESERLSRLIDNILLLTRLNQEDHSGLPQVKPDYAPLAMLADIIRSKTSTLLEKQDFRLNMVVEAPLSEKVDVLVDQDAFAQVVINIVENSVKFFSAEGISDPARRQLDITFQRAAQRDDKLILEIRDYGPGVSQQQCDKLFELFYRGGDELTRTTQGTGIGLALVAQLVKAQQGQITAHQMTPGLALRLTLHIRHTGNEMPESKVLV; encoded by the coding sequence ATGTGGTTTAAAGACAAACACCTTATGACCTATGCACAACGCAAGCAGCAGCTGCGTTGGCAGGCCTGTGCCTTCTTATTGTGCCTGTTAATACCGCTTAGTATTTTGCTCTACTTCGGCTTTGCACAACTTAAACAGAATCAATTGAGCGAGTATCAGGAACAGGCCCGTAGCCTGATAACCCAAATTGACCGCCAGATGTTTAAACGCCGCTTACTGTCCAGTTCACTGCCTGTCGAGGCATTTGATTATTATCAGCCAGTCTATAACCCACTCACCGAAGAAACGCTGCAAATACCTTCTGTTTTGTCACATCTGGATCCGGCCAGACCAACGGCGACCCGCCCTATTCAGGGACTGGTCGGTTATTTTCAGTTTAATGCGCAAGGCCAGTTCAATAGCCCAATCTGGCCGGAGCCGCTATCAGGCGAAGAGCTCTCGAATCCCGCATCAGAACAACAGCACAGCTCTGTCGAGCTACAACAACGCTACGACCGGGCAAAGTTCATTTACCAGACGCTGGCCAAATCAACAGCGCTACAAACTAAGCTGGCGACAGGGCTGAGCAAGGAAAATGGCTTGTATCAGATCTGGTTTGATGTGCCCGGCTACTTTATCTTCTATCGACTGCCTAAAGTCGGTACAGAGCGTAAGTTACAAGGTTACCTGGTCAGGCGTGACCCCTATTTACTCAGTCTTGTTGGCGAATATCTGAGCCAAAGTCAGTTTGATACCCCAATCCTACTCACGCTGGTTGCAGATAGGTCAAACAGCTCCAACAAATTGTATAACGCAATGACCGCGCAGCCAGAGCAGCTGCACTTCTTACTGCCTCATGACCAGTCAAATGTACGCAGGCTGGCAGAGGCCGACATTCCCGCAGAGCTGCGAGCACAGCCCTTGCATAGCAGTGCCCTGCGCTGGCCATTTAACAATTACACACTGCACTTTACCACCCATACCTTGCCCATGAGCCCGACGCTGATTTACAGCGCGCTGTTTGCTCTGTTGCTCGTCCTCACGATTTTGGGCGCCTGTTACGGGTTTTACCGGCTGAGTGTCAGACAGCTTGCGCTGGCAGAGCAAAGAATGAACTTTGTGTCTTCGGTCAGCCATGAGCTCAAAACACCGCTTACCGCCATCCGCATGTATGCCGAAATGCTGCGTGCTGGTACTGTGGTTTCCAAAGAAGCACAGCAGGATTATTATGGCTTTATTCACAGTGAAAGCGAGCGCCTGAGTCGCTTGATAGACAACATCCTGTTGCTGACCCGGCTGAACCAGGAAGATCACTCAGGGCTGCCTCAGGTTAAACCAGACTATGCTCCGCTGGCCATGCTGGCCGATATCATTCGCTCCAAGACCTCTACCCTCCTAGAAAAACAAGACTTTCGCCTGAATATGGTGGTTGAAGCGCCGCTATCAGAGAAAGTTGACGTTTTAGTGGATCAGGATGCCTTTGCCCAGGTGGTGATAAACATTGTTGAAAACTCCGTCAAATTCTTTAGTGCCGAGGGCATCAGTGATCCCGCACGCAGACAACTCGATATTACCTTTCAACGTGCTGCACAAAGAGACGACAAACTGATCCTGGAGATCCGTGATTACGGTCCGGGCGTGTCGCAACAGCAATGCGATAAGCTGTTTGAGCTGTTTTATCGCGGTGGAGATGAGCTGACCCGCACAACACAGGGAACAGGGATTGGTCTGGCCCTGGTCGCTCAGTTAGTCAAAGCACAACAAGGTCAGATAACAGCCCACCAAATGACGCCGGGGCTCGCACTAAGGTTGACCTTACACATCCGACATACTGGCAATGAAATGCCCGAGTCGAAAGTCCTGGTATAG
- a CDS encoding MipA/OmpV family protein, producing the protein MNKVKIRPLASCLLVAGLISQTLQAAESPNEKHTDSKGFAAIGVGAFAGQGPFGDAGVGLGYFINGAYEWDNGLFVEAPGGPNNILGSTSVGYNLYRNKHWDVDFLASSAHSATNTKYILEDSSELRFTKNQTNYLGLRFRGIWSGLRFQLIATPKLSDDRGVYLSTQVSKHWTIKNWHVFSAYRVNYLSGDMLNYYYGVNNSENNNNNRISGLPKYVAGSGLSHSLHLGATYPLTENWLFDASLRYYQTPSAIVDSPIIQNNLTRGDNRSRNALGLGLSVSYVF; encoded by the coding sequence ATGAACAAGGTAAAGATACGACCCCTGGCAAGTTGCCTGCTAGTTGCCGGGTTGATTAGTCAGACGCTACAGGCAGCCGAATCACCAAATGAAAAACATACCGATAGTAAAGGGTTTGCCGCAATTGGCGTTGGCGCTTTTGCCGGACAAGGTCCTTTTGGCGATGCCGGTGTGGGCCTCGGTTACTTTATCAATGGCGCCTATGAATGGGACAACGGGCTGTTTGTTGAAGCCCCGGGAGGCCCCAATAACATTCTTGGCAGTACCAGCGTAGGCTACAACCTGTACCGCAATAAACATTGGGATGTGGATTTTTTGGCCTCATCGGCGCATTCAGCGACCAATACGAAGTACATTCTAGAGGATAGTTCCGAGCTGCGTTTTACAAAAAACCAGACTAATTACCTGGGTCTTCGCTTTCGTGGGATCTGGTCAGGGTTACGATTTCAATTAATTGCCACCCCTAAGCTGAGTGATGACCGGGGCGTTTATCTGAGTACGCAAGTCAGCAAACACTGGACGATTAAAAACTGGCATGTATTCAGTGCTTATCGGGTTAATTATCTGTCAGGTGATATGTTGAACTACTATTACGGCGTCAATAACTCCGAAAATAACAATAATAACCGCATCAGTGGGTTACCTAAGTACGTTGCAGGCAGTGGCTTATCACACAGCCTGCACCTCGGTGCGACCTATCCTCTCACTGAAAACTGGCTGTTTGATGCCTCTTTACGCTACTACCAAACCCCCAGTGCCATTGTCGATAGCCCGATCATACAGAACAACCTGACACGAGGTGACAATCGCAGTCGCAATGCGCTGGGATTGGGCCTGTCTGTCAGCTATGTGTTTTAA